The following coding sequences are from one Neurospora crassa OR74A linkage group I, whole genome shotgun sequence window:
- the fmf-1 gene encoding female and male fertility protein 1 — translation MASVPFQTHSQPGTRYGTPVPHPLSHSQSFDTGLQQQYQRAISVQPQYHGQLYGQDSSSYGPIPEPYSTPATSPPTPARHAELMNSNHRNSPLRNLTRSSKIEKKPPRKKKSSTDSKKLEGKVAALLLDKPLSQQKVPEDLVLTNMEDYVNRGKEVRQREVESGKNPGKVKRPMNAFMLYRKTYQGVAKGWADEHNHQVVSRVCGMSWPMEPEQVREQFKAWAEKERENHQLAFPDYKFTPTKPSKAPKYKDGNESDCSDPEWDPTGSIRSRTLPRARSLTRASSDDFDDHPPYVMGRLTYPPYGYSAGMHNTMAAFAGHRSPFEYSNPSKTMPAPYEHHPGALRDGSYYGAQMHTPPRHLHHGMSVEDIVMRRTPSPTMAYSGGRPHGLSMSNAGAPDLNQYSQPMFTDHFTASPAEYDLPTQQSLLLKQEHYDHQYEQKYDSHLEPKYHHHSHDSQHDQKYDPHHDERKYHVLDEPRIDPSLENVYTTSAGAGIHSMIGNDGGGGGSENKTSMTQATTSSTQSAWQPNTSGSSGGAGPMASGADSDNGSGSQFVDSFMFEDEHMRALSGGNWHVESVDPPLPDGSHFDTSWMMDQPAVADAVVKTELVSHTP, via the exons ATGGCGTCAGTACCCTTCCAGACACATTCGCAACCAGGGACAAGATATGGGACACCGGTCCCCCATCCTTTATCCCACTCTCAAAGTTTTGATACCGGACTTCAACAACAGTATCAGCGCGCCATCAGTGTCCAACCT CAATATCACGGTCAGTTATACGGACAAGACAGCAGTTCCTATGGCCCTATCCCCGAG CCCTATAGCACTCCCGCGACGTCCCCACCGACACCGGCACGACATGCCGAGTTGATGAACAGCAACCACCGAAACTCTCCCCTCAGGAACCTGACTCGGAGCTCGAAGATCGAGAAAAAGCCgccaaggaaaaagaagtcgTCAACGGATTCGAAGAAGCTCGAGGGCAAAGTAGCAGCCCTACTGCTCGACAAGCCACTAAGCCAGCAAAAAGTTCCCGAAGACCTGGTGCTAACCAACATGGAGGACTACGTGAACCGAGGGAAAGAGGTGCGCCAACGGGAAGTCGAGAGCGGCAAGAACCCGGGCAAAGTCAAGCGGCCGATGAACGCCTTCATGCTGTACCGCAAAACGTATCAGGGCGTGGCCAAGGGCTGGGCGGACGAGCACAACCACCAGGTGGTATCGCGGGTGTGCGGCATGAGCTGGCCGATGGAGCCGGAGCAGGTGCGGGAGCAGTTCAAGGCGTGGGCCGAAAAGGAGCGCGAGAACCACCAGTTGGCGTTCCCGGACTACAAGTTCACACCCACAAAGCCGTCCAAGGCGCCCAAGTACAAGGATGGCAACGAGAGCGACTGCTCGGATCCCGAATGGGACCCCACCGGCAGTATCAGGTCGCGAACCCTACCGCGCGCTCGCTCGCTGACAAGGGCATCCAGCGATGACTTTGACGATCATCCGCCGTATGTCATGGGCCGCTTGACCTATCCGCCTTATGGGTACTCAGCGGGTATGCATAACACAATGGCAGCCTTTGCCGGGCACCGGTCGCCCTTTGAGTATTCCAACCCGAGCAAGACCATGCCGGCGCCGTATGAGCATCACCCTGGGGCGCTACGGGATGGATCGTACTATGGGGCGCAGATGCACACGCCGCCAAGACATCTCCATCACGGCATGTCGGTTGAGGACATTGTCATGCGCAGGACGCCATCGCCGACCATGGCCTACTCTGGAGGGCGTCCCCACGGGTTGTCGATGTCCAACGCTGGTGCCCCTGACTTGAATCAGTACAGTCAGCCCATGTTCACCGATCATTTCACGGCCAGTCCGGCGGAGTATGACCTTCCAACGCAGCAGTCACTGCTGTTGAAGCAGGAGCACTACGACCACCAATATGAGCAAAAGTATGACTCGCACCTTGAGCCAaagtaccaccaccacagtcaTGACTCGCAGCATGATCAGAAGTACGACCCCCACCACGACGAGCGCAAGTACCATGTGCTTGACGAACCGCGCATCGACCCATCGCTAGAGAATGTGTACACGACCTCGGCCGGAGCGGGCATTCACAGCATGATTGGCAacgacggcggcggtggtggtagtgagAACAAAACCAGCATGACGCAGGCGACCACCTCATCGACACAGAGCGCATGGCAGCCCAACACGTCGGGATCCTCCGGGGGAGCAGGGCCCATGGCGTCGGGGGCTGACAGCGACAACGGCAGTGGTAGCCAGTTTGTCGACAGCTTCATGTTTGAGGACGAGCACATGCGGGCGCTGAGCGGGGGTAACTGGCATGTAGAAAGTGTGGACCCTCCGCTTCCGGACGGCAGCCACTTTGACACGAGCTGGATGATGGACCAGCCCGCCGTAGCTGATGCGGTCGTCAAGACGGAGCTGGTCAGCCACACGCCTTGA